In Streptomyces sp. HUAS ZL42, the DNA window AGGGCGATTTCTGGTGATGCGCCGGGGATGAGCCGACAGCGCCGCCAAGTTCGCACGGGACCGAGAAGGAATTAGTACGACAAGCCGATCAATGGATCACTTCACCTATTGGGGTCATTGATTGACCCATTTGCCATAAAAATCCATGCTTGCCCTTTACTCTGCATTACGATTCGTTTACCGAGAGTTGAACCATCCCGCCGCTGTACGCCGTGACCCACGGCCGCGACCCCTCCCCGCCTCGAGCGGGGACCACCAGTTCCGCGACCGCGCTGCCCCGGAGGAGACGGGAAACATGTCAGCCTGCGTTCCCACCCGCGCCACCGACCCGACTGGGACCGGGCGCGTCCACCAGCCCCACAGCCCGCCGCCCGCCCCGCCCCGTCGCTTCCGCGTCGCGGGCGCCGACCTGTCCGCGTCGATCGCGGTCTTCCTGATCGCCCTTCCCCTGTCCCTCGGCATCGCCCTCGCCACCGGCGCGCCCCTCCAGGCCGGCCTGGTCGCCGCCGCCGTGGGCGGACTCGTCGTCGGCCGGCTCGGTGGCTCCCCGCTCCAGGTCAGCGGCCCCGCCGCCGGCCTCACGGTCGTCACCGCCGAGCTCATCCAGCGCTACGGATGGCGCACGACCTGCGCCATCACCGTGCTCGCCGGACTCACCCAACTCGGACTGGGCTGCCTGCGCGTGGCGCGCACCGCGCTCGCCGTCAGTCCCGCCATCGTGCACGGCATGCTGTCCGGCATCGGCGTCACCATCGCCGTCGCCCAGCTGCACATCGTCCTCGGCGGCAGCCCGCAGAGTTCGGTCCTCGACAACCTCCGTTCACTGCCCGCCCAGTTGGCCCGCCTGCAGCCGGCCGCCGTGTCCATGAGCGCCCTGACTCTGGCACTGCTGCTGCTCTGGCCCCGGATGCCCGGCCGGGCCGGCCGCCTCCTGCGCAGGGTCCCCGCCCCGCTCGTCGCCGTGGCCGCCGCCACCGCGACGGCCGCACTCACCGGGCTGACCCTGCCCAAGGTCGACCTGCCGTCCTGGAGCAGCCACGCCCTGGCCGGAATGCCCGAGGGCCGGGCGCTCGGCCTCGTCGCCGCCGTCCTCACCATCACGCTGGTGTGCAGCGTCCAGTCGCTGCTCGGCGCGGTCGCCGTGGACAAGCTGGTCGCCTCCCGCCCGGGCCTGACCGGCCGCGTCGGCCGCTCCGACCTGGACCGCGAACTGCTCGGGCAGGGCGCCGCCAACATCGCCTCAGGCGCGCTCGGCGGACTGCCGGTCGCGGGCGTGGCCGTGCGGAGTTCGGCGAATGTGCAAGCCGGTGCCGTGAGCCGGAACTCCACGATGCTGCACGGCGTTTTCGTAGTAGTCGCCGCGCTGCTGATGGTCCCGATCCTGGAGCTCATCCCGCTCGCCTCGCTCGCCGCCCTGGTGATGGCCGTCGGCATCCAGATGGTGTCCCTGCACCACATCCGCACGGTGACCCGCCACCGGGAAGTGCTCGCCTACGCCGCCACCACACTCGGCGTGGTGCTCCTCGGCGTCCTGCAGGGCGTGGCGCTGGGGATCGCCGTGGCCGTCGCCCTCGCCCTGCACCGTCTCTCGCACACCCGCATCACGCACGACGAGAAGGAAGGAGTCCATCACGTACACGTCCGAGGACAGTTGACGTTCCTCGCGGTGCCGCGGCTCAGCCGCACCCTGCATCTCGTACCCCAGGGCGCCCCCGCCGTCGTGGAGTTGGACGGATCGTTCATGGACCACGCGGCCTACGAGACCCTGCAGGACTGGCAGAACACGCACGCCGCGCAGGGCGGCTCCGTGGAAGTGACCGGCCGGCGCGCCGGGGTCCGGATCGCCGAGCCCGCCGGTGCCGCCGACTGCCGCTGCCGACCCTGGACGCCCTGGCGCAACCACCAGTGCGAGCGCACACAGTCGGCGCCACCCGCCGGACACCCGGATACGGCGGACGGACCGACCGGGCACCAACTCGCGCGCGGGATCAGCGCCTTCCAGCGCCACACCGCTCCCCTGGTACGGGGCGAGCTGGCCCGGCTGGCACGCGAGGGGCAGCGCCCGGCTCAGCTCTTCCTCACCTGCGCCGACTCGCGGCTGGTCACCTCGATGATCACCTCCAGTGGTCCGGGCGACCTCTTCGTGGTGCGCAACGTGGGCAACCTCGTGCCGCTGCCCGGCGAGGAGAGCGGGGACGACTCGGTGGCGGCCGCGATCGAGTACGCGGTGGATGTGCTGAAGGTGCGGTCCATCACGGTGTGCGGGCACTCCGGGTGCGGAGCCATGCAGGCACTGCTCAACTCCGAGCCCGGCGGGGCCCGGACGCCGCTCAAGCGGTGGCTGCGGCACGGGCTGCCCAGCCTGGAGCGCATGGCCGACGACACACGGCCCTGGGCGCGCCTGGCCGGGCGCCGGCCCGCGGACGCGGTCGAGCAGCTGTGCCTGACCAACGTGGTCCAGCAGCTGGAGCACCTGCGCGCCCATGAGTCGGTGACCCGTGCCCTGCGGGCCGGGGCACTGGAGCTGCACGGGATGTACTTCCACGTGGGTGAGGCCCAGGCGTACCTGCTCGCCGGGACGGACACGGACGAGGACGGGGTGTTCGAGCATGTGAGGGAGGCGGACCTGTCGGCGTGATCCGTTGTGAAACGCACAACAGAGGCTGAACTGCCGCGCACCGGCGTACGTGGGTACCGATGACCACGGCCGCCGGTGCGGGGCCGGATCAAGCAGCGCCAAGCCCCAGACAGGTCTAAACCAATTTCCCGGCGACCCTTGTCATCGGCCCCTCGGGTCTGATGAGCTGTGGCCTGGGACACAACGGACACCCTTCGAGAGGGAGATGTCGTGAGCAACGAAAGCCTGGCCAACCTGCTCAAGGAAGAGCGCAGGTTCGCGCCCCCCGCCGACCTGGCCGCCGGCGCCAATGTCACGGCGGAGGCGTACGAACAGGCCAAGGCTGACAGGCTCGGCTTCTGGGCCGAGCAGGCCCGTCGGCTGACCTGGGCCAAGGAGCCGACCGAGACGCTGGACTGGTCGAACCCGCCGTTCGCCAAGTGGTTCCAGGACGGCGAGCTCAACGTCGCGTACAACTGCGTCGACCGGCATGTCGAGGCCGGGCTCGGCGACCGGGTCGCCATCCACTTCGAGGGCGAGCCGGGCGACAGCCGCGCCATCACCTACGCCGAGCTCAAGGACGAGGTCTCCAAGGCCGCGAACGCCTTGCTGGAGCTCGGAGTTCGCAAGGGCGACCGGGTCGCCGTCTACATGCCGATGATCCCCGAGACCGCGGTCGCCATGCTGGCCTGCGCCCGGATCGGCGCCGCGCACTCCGTCGTCTTCGGCGGCTTCTCGGCGGACGCGCTCGCCACCCGTATCCAGGACGCCGACGCCAAGGTCGTCATCACCTCCGACGGCGGCTACCGGCGCGGCAAGCCCTCCGCCCTCAAGCCGGCGGTCGACGACGCGATCGCGCGCGTGGACAACGTCGAGCACGTGCTCGTGGTGCGCCGTACGGGCCAGGAGGTCGCCTGGACCGAGGGACGCGACGTGTGGTGGGACGACATCGTCGAGCGGCAGTCCGCCGAGCACACGCCGGAGGCGTTCGAGGCCGAGCACCCGCTGTTCATCCTCTACACGTCCGGTACGACGGGTAAGCCGAAGGGCATCCTGCACACCTCCGGCGGATACCTCACGCAGGCCGCGTACACGCACCACGCGGTCTTCGACCTCAAGCCGGAGACGGACGTGTACTGGTGCACCGCCGACGTCGGCTGGGTCACCGGGCACTCGTACATCGTGTACGGGCCACTGGCGAACGGCGCGACCCAGGTGATGTACGAGGGCACGCCGGACACCCCGCACCAGGGCCGGTTCTGGGAGATCGTGCAGAAGTACGGGGTCACGATCCTGTACACGGCGCCGACGGCCATCCGTACGTTCATGAAGTGGGGCGACGACATCCCCGCCAAGTTCGACCTCACCAGCCTGCGGGTCCTGGGCTCGGTCGGCGAGCCGATCAACCCCGAGGCATGGATCTGGTACCGCAAGCACATCGGGGCCGACCGGACCCCCGTCGTCGACACATGGTGGCAGACCGAGACCGGCGCGATGATGATCTCGCCGCTGCCGGGCGTCACCGAGACAAAGCCCGGCTCCGCCCAGACGCCGCTGCCCGGCATCTCCGCGACCGTCGTCGACGACGAGGCGAACGAGGTGCCCAACGGCGGTGGCGGCTACCTGGTGCTGACCGAGCCGTGGCCGTCGATGCTGCGCACCATCTGGGGTGACGACCAGCGGTTCATCGACACGTACTGGTCGCGGTTCGAGGGCAAGTACTTCGCCGGTGACGGGGCGAAGAAGGACGACGACGGGGACATCTGGCTGCTGGGCCGGGTCGACGACGTGATGCTCGTGTCCGGGCACAACATCTCCACGACCGAGGTCGAGTCGGCCCTCGTCTCCCATCCCTCGGTGGCCGAGGCGGCCGTGGTCGGGGCGGCGGACGAGACGACCGGGCAGGCGATCGTCGCCTTCGTCATCCTGCGGGGCACGGCCTCCGAGGACGACGACCTCGTCAACGAGCTGCGAGGCCACGTCGGGGCGACCCTGGGGCCGATCGCCAAGCCGAAGCGGATCCTGCCGGTGGCGGAGCTGCCGAAGACCCGGTCCGGGAAGATCATGCGGCGACTGCTGCGGGACATCGCGGAGAACCGGCAGCTCGGTGACGTCACCACGCTCACCGACTCGACGGTCATGGACCTCATCCAGGCGAAGCTCCCGGCGGCGCCGAGCGAGGACTGAGTACGGCACAAAGGGGCGCCCCGCACCGGCGGGGCGCCCCTTTCGCGCATAACGTGAGATTCACCGGATGCCTCTCCGTGCACCTTAGGTAAACTAAGCAAAACATCGTGATCCCCGAGGTGCGCCGGGAAGTCTGGTCGGCATGTGCTCCGTCCTGCCCACCGACCGGAGGTCTCCCCCGTGGCCGCGCCCCGCACCACCGCCCCCCGCAAAGTCCTCGGACGTCTGTCGCTGCCGGAGCGGACGTTCGTGGCGGACGCCCTGCGCACCGAGACCGTCGGCGGTGTACTGCTGCTCCTGGCCGCGATCGTCGCGCTGCTCTGGGCGAACGTACCGGCGCTGCACGACAGCTACGAGAGCGTCAGCCACTTCCACATCGGGCCCGAGGCCCTCGGTCTGAACCTGTCGATCGAGCACTGGGCCGCCGACGGACTGCTCGCGGTCTTCTTCTTCGTCGCCGGGATCGAACTCAAGCGCGAACTGGTCGCCGGGGATCTGCGGGACCCGCGGGCCGCCGTCCTGCCCGTGGTCGCCGCGCTGTGCGGGATGGCCGTGCCGGCGGTGGTGTACGCCCTCACGAACGTCACCGGAGGAGGCTCCCTGGCGGGCTGGGCGGTGCCGACCGCCACGGACATCGCCTTCGCGCTCGCCGTCCTGGCGGTCATCGGGACGTCCCTGCCGAGCGCCCTGCGCGCCTTCCTGCTCACCCTCGCCGTCGTCGACGACCTGTTCGCCATCCTGATCATCGCGGTCTTCTTCACGGACGAACTGGACTTCGCCGCACTGGGCGGCGCCGCGATCGGTCTCGTCGTCTTCTGGCTGCTGCTGCGCAAGGGCGTGCGCGGTTGGTACGTGTACGTTCCGCTCGCCCTGGTCATCTGGGCGCTCATGTACAGCAGCGGCGTTCACGCGACCGTCGCGGGCGTCGCCATGGGCCTGATGCTGCGCTGCACGACTCGGGAGGGCGAGGAGCACTCCCCCGGCGGACGGATCGAACATCTCGTGCGGCCCCTCTCGGCGGGCCTGGCCGTACCGCTGTTCGCGCTGTTCAACGCCGGTGTCGTGGTCTCCGGCGGCGCGCTCCGGGACGTGTTCACCAAACCGGAGACACTCGGAGTCGTCCTGGGCCTGGTCGTCGGCAAGACGGTCGGCATCTTCTGCGGGACGTGGCTGACGGCCCGCTTCACCCGGGCCTCGCTCAGTGACGACCTCGCCTGGGCGGACGTGTTCGCCGTGGCCTCCCTTTCCGGCATCGGCTTCACCGTCTCGCTGCTCATCGGCGAACTCGCCTTCGACGGCGACGCTGTGCTGACGGACGAGGTCAAGGCCGCCGTCCTCACGGGCTCCCTCGCCGCGGCGGCCCTGGCGACCGCGCTACTCAAGATCCGCAACAGCAGGTACCGCAGGATGTGCGAGGCCGAGGAGCGCGACGAGGACAGCGACGGCATCCCCGACATCTACGCGGAGGACGACCCGGCGTACCACCTTCGGATGGCCGCCATCCACGAACGCAGGGCCGCCGAGCACCGCCGGATCGCCGAGGAGAAGGCCGCGGCGCGCCACGGGCTTGCCGAAGTGGCGGGCGGGGCAGGCGAGGACGCGGACGGTCCGGCATGATCTGACGGGACGTACAAATGACGGAACAGTACGCACTTACGCAGAAGAGGGAGACCGCGATGAGCGCACCCGACGGCAGCCCGGTCGGCGCCGAACGCAGCATCGGCCAGCTGTTCGCCTCGGCGACGACCGAGATGTCGGCGCTGGTGCACGACGAGATCGCGCTGGCCAAGGCGCAGCTCAAGCAGGACGTCAAGCGTGGTGCGATGAGCGGGGGGGCGTTCTCGGTCGCCGGCGCCGTGCTGGTGTTCTCCCTGCCGATGCTGAACTTCGCGCTGGCGTACGGCATCCGGACGTGGAGCGACTGGAACCTCGCGATCTGTTTCCTGCTGTCGTTCGCGGCCAACGTCCTCGTCGCCGTCCTCCTCGCGCTGATCGGCGTCGGCTTCGCGAAGAAGGCCAAGAAGAGCAAGGGCCCGCAGAAGGTCGCCGCGTCGGTGAAGGAGACGGCGGGCGTCCTGCAGAAGGCCAAGCCGCACCCGCGTCCGGAGCTCCCGCAGGACCGGCTCCCGGAGGCCATCGAGGCTGTGGCACGCTCGTCGTCATGACGGACCCCGCCGCCACTTCGGCGCAACCCGCTTCGGTCGTACGGCTGGAAGGCCCCTGGACGCACAAGGATGTCGCCGCCAACGGTGCCCGCTTCCACATCGCGGAACTGGGCGACGGACCGCTGGTCATGCTGGTGCACGGTTTCCCGCAGTTCTGGTGGGCCTGGCGGCACCAGCTGGTCGCGCTTGCCGACGCGGGCTTCCGGGCCGTCGCCATGGACCTGCGGGGCGTCGGCGGCAGCGACCGCACCCCTCGCGGCTACGACCCCGCCAACCTCGCCCTCGACATCACCGGCGTGATCCGCTCGCTGGGCGAGCCCGACGCGGCCCTCGTCGGGCACGACCTGGGCGGCTATCTGGCGTGGACGGCGGCTGTGATGCGCCCGAAGCTGGTACGGCGGCTCGTGGTCGCCTCGATGCCGCACCCCCGGCGCTGGCGCTCCGCGATGCTCGCGGACGTCAAGCAGACACGCGCGGGCTCCTACATCTGGGGGTTCCAGCGGCCCTGGATCCCGGAGCGGCAGCTCACCGCCGACGACGGGGCGCTCGTGGGCCGTCTCGTGCGGGACTGGTCGGGGCCGCGGCTGCCGGACGACGACGCGGTGGAGACGTACCGCCGCGCGATGTGCATCCCGTCGACCGCGCACTGCTCGGTCGAGCCGTACCGGTGGCTGGTGCGGTCTCTGGCCCGCCCGGACGGCATCCAGTTCAACCGGCGCATGAAGCGCCCGGTGCGCGTGCCGACGCTCCACCTCCACGGCTCGCTCGACCCGGTGATGCGCACGCGAAGCGCGGCCGGTTCCGGGGAGTACGTCGAGGCGCCGTACCGCTGGCGACTGTTCGACGGACTCGGGCATTTTCCGCACGAAGAGGATCCGGTCGCATTCTCGGCCGAGCTGATCAACTGGCTCAAGGACCCCGAACCCGACCGGTGAAACTCGGTCACGTCGAGCGCCGCCGGGGGTCCGGGGGTCAGCCCCCGGGACAGCGCAGCCCGCACGAAGAGGACCCGGTCGCATTCCCGGCCGAGCTGATCAACTGGCTCAAGGACCCCGAACCCGACCGGTGAAACTCGGTCACGTCGAGCGCTGACGGCTGAAAGATCCCGAACCCTGACGGTGACCAGGTCGATGCGCCCGGTATCCGGATCTGAACACGTGTACTACGAACAGCCAATTGCCTGGCGCATAGGCCAATTGGGGGGCCCGAGGGCGGTTATCGACCTTGGGGCAGGGGCAGACGTCGGGGTATGGGCTGGACGCACGACTACAGTGACGCAGCACGCAATCGCCGCTCGGCCTCAGGCCCGAGCTCCCACCAGCGAGGTACCCCGCAGTTGCCGGGCAGCGACCTCAGGGTGGGCATCCCGCGCATCCTGCGCCGCCGGGCCCGCTGGGTCTCGGTACGTCTGCGTCACCCGCGCGGCTGACACCCTTTCCCGAGGGGCCTCACAGGGCACAGTTGTCGCTGTCCACCTGCTGGTTCGCGGTGCGCCCCTGGGCGATGTCCTGCTGGATCTCGTCCGCGGTGAGCGCGTAGCCGGTGTCGGCGTCGTCGAGGGACTTCGCGAAGACCACGCCGTAGACCTTGCCCTCGGGCGTCAGCAGCGGGCCGCCGGAGTTGCCCTGACGGACGGTCGCGTAGAGCGAGTAGACGTCGCGGCGGACCGTGCCGCGGTGGTAGATGTCCGGGCCGTTGGCCGTGATGCGGCCGCGTACGCGCGCGGCACGGACGTCGTACGACCCGTTCTCCGGGAAGCCGGCGACGATGGCGCTGTCACCGCTCGCCGCGTCCTTGGTCGTGAACTGCAGCGCGGGTGCCTTCAGGTTCGGTACGTCGAGTACGGCGATGTCGCGCTTCCAGTCGTAGAGGACGACCGTCGCGTCGTACTTGCGGCCCACGCCGCCTATCTGGACGGTGGGCTCGTCGACGCCACCCACGACGTGCGCGTTGGTCATGACACGGCGGTCGCCGAAGACGAAGCCGGTCCCCTCCAGGACCTTGCCGCAGCTCTGCGCGGTGCCCATGACCTTGACGATGGAGCGCTGGGCCCTGGTGGCGACGGCGCTGTTCGCGAGGGCCGGGTCGGGCGGCTGGACGTCCTTGATGGGCTCGTTGGCGAACGGGCTGAAGACCTGCGGGAAGCCGTTCTGCGCGAGCACGGAGGAGAAGTCGGCGAACCAGGTGTCGGCCTGGTCGGGCAGCGCCCGGGACACGCCGAGCAGCACCTTGGAGTTGCGGACCTCCTTGCCGAGCGTCGGCAGGGTGGTGCCGGCGAGAGCCGAACCGATCAGCCACGCCACGAGCAGCATGGCGACCACGTTGACGAGGGCCCCGCCCGTCGCGTCCAGGGCGCGGGCCGGGGACCAGGTGATGTACCGGCGCAGCTTGTTGCCGAGGTGGGTGGTCAGGGCCTGGCCGACCGAGGCGCAGACGATGACGACGACGACCGCCACGACGGCGGCGGTCGTGCTCACCTCCGCGTTGTCGGTCAGCGCGTCCCAGATGACGGGCAGCAGGTACACGGCGACGAGACCGCCGCCCATGAAACCGATCACCGACAAAATGCCGACGACGAAGCCCTGGCGGTAGCCGACGATCGCGAACCACACGGCGGCGACCAGCAACAGGATGTCCAGCACGTTCACCGCTTCGAGCCTCGCCTCATCACTTCACGGTCACTTCGGGTCGGCCGGCCGGAGGACCGGCCCGCCGCGCAGCGGCAGGCGGACACAGCGCCCCCGGAGAAGACACACCACGGCAGACACCCTGTCATGACCGCCAGTCGAGCGGGACCTGCTTGTCCCGGTCCCAGGGGCGCTCCCAGCCCGCGTAGTGCAGCAGACGGTCGATCACTCCGGCCGTGAAGCCCCAGACCAGGGCTGATTCGACCAGAAATGCCGGACCTCGGTGGCCACTGGGGTGGACGGTGGTGGCCCTGTTGCCAGGATTCGTGAGATCCGCCACGGGGACCGTGAAGACACGCGCGGTCTCGTTCGGGTCGACGACACCCACCGGGCTCGGTTCGCGCCACCAGCCCAGGACGGGCGTCACGACGAAGCCGCTGACCGGGATGTACAGCTTGGGCAGCACGCCGAAGAGCTGGACTCCGGCAGGGTCGAGCCCGGTCTCCTCCTCGGCCTCGCGGAGGGCGGCCCGCAGCGGCCCCTCGGCCTTCGGGTCGCCGTCCTCGGGGTCCAGGGCGCCGCCCGGGAACGAGGGCTGCCCGGCGTGGGAGCGCAGCGACCCGGCCCGCTCCATGAGCAGCACCTCGGGGCCTCGCTCACCCTCCCCGAAGAGGATGAGGACGGCCGACTGGCGCCCCGCCCCGTTCTCCGGGGGCAGGAAGCGGCTCAGCTG includes these proteins:
- a CDS encoding bifunctional SulP family inorganic anion transporter/carbonic anhydrase, with protein sequence MSACVPTRATDPTGTGRVHQPHSPPPAPPRRFRVAGADLSASIAVFLIALPLSLGIALATGAPLQAGLVAAAVGGLVVGRLGGSPLQVSGPAAGLTVVTAELIQRYGWRTTCAITVLAGLTQLGLGCLRVARTALAVSPAIVHGMLSGIGVTIAVAQLHIVLGGSPQSSVLDNLRSLPAQLARLQPAAVSMSALTLALLLLWPRMPGRAGRLLRRVPAPLVAVAAATATAALTGLTLPKVDLPSWSSHALAGMPEGRALGLVAAVLTITLVCSVQSLLGAVAVDKLVASRPGLTGRVGRSDLDRELLGQGAANIASGALGGLPVAGVAVRSSANVQAGAVSRNSTMLHGVFVVVAALLMVPILELIPLASLAALVMAVGIQMVSLHHIRTVTRHREVLAYAATTLGVVLLGVLQGVALGIAVAVALALHRLSHTRITHDEKEGVHHVHVRGQLTFLAVPRLSRTLHLVPQGAPAVVELDGSFMDHAAYETLQDWQNTHAAQGGSVEVTGRRAGVRIAEPAGAADCRCRPWTPWRNHQCERTQSAPPAGHPDTADGPTGHQLARGISAFQRHTAPLVRGELARLAREGQRPAQLFLTCADSRLVTSMITSSGPGDLFVVRNVGNLVPLPGEESGDDSVAAAIEYAVDVLKVRSITVCGHSGCGAMQALLNSEPGGARTPLKRWLRHGLPSLERMADDTRPWARLAGRRPADAVEQLCLTNVVQQLEHLRAHESVTRALRAGALELHGMYFHVGEAQAYLLAGTDTDEDGVFEHVREADLSA
- the acs gene encoding acetate--CoA ligase, producing the protein MSNESLANLLKEERRFAPPADLAAGANVTAEAYEQAKADRLGFWAEQARRLTWAKEPTETLDWSNPPFAKWFQDGELNVAYNCVDRHVEAGLGDRVAIHFEGEPGDSRAITYAELKDEVSKAANALLELGVRKGDRVAVYMPMIPETAVAMLACARIGAAHSVVFGGFSADALATRIQDADAKVVITSDGGYRRGKPSALKPAVDDAIARVDNVEHVLVVRRTGQEVAWTEGRDVWWDDIVERQSAEHTPEAFEAEHPLFILYTSGTTGKPKGILHTSGGYLTQAAYTHHAVFDLKPETDVYWCTADVGWVTGHSYIVYGPLANGATQVMYEGTPDTPHQGRFWEIVQKYGVTILYTAPTAIRTFMKWGDDIPAKFDLTSLRVLGSVGEPINPEAWIWYRKHIGADRTPVVDTWWQTETGAMMISPLPGVTETKPGSAQTPLPGISATVVDDEANEVPNGGGGYLVLTEPWPSMLRTIWGDDQRFIDTYWSRFEGKYFAGDGAKKDDDGDIWLLGRVDDVMLVSGHNISTTEVESALVSHPSVAEAAVVGAADETTGQAIVAFVILRGTASEDDDLVNELRGHVGATLGPIAKPKRILPVAELPKTRSGKIMRRLLRDIAENRQLGDVTTLTDSTVMDLIQAKLPAAPSED
- the nhaA gene encoding Na+/H+ antiporter NhaA, with the translated sequence MAAPRTTAPRKVLGRLSLPERTFVADALRTETVGGVLLLLAAIVALLWANVPALHDSYESVSHFHIGPEALGLNLSIEHWAADGLLAVFFFVAGIELKRELVAGDLRDPRAAVLPVVAALCGMAVPAVVYALTNVTGGGSLAGWAVPTATDIAFALAVLAVIGTSLPSALRAFLLTLAVVDDLFAILIIAVFFTDELDFAALGGAAIGLVVFWLLLRKGVRGWYVYVPLALVIWALMYSSGVHATVAGVAMGLMLRCTTREGEEHSPGGRIEHLVRPLSAGLAVPLFALFNAGVVVSGGALRDVFTKPETLGVVLGLVVGKTVGIFCGTWLTARFTRASLSDDLAWADVFAVASLSGIGFTVSLLIGELAFDGDAVLTDEVKAAVLTGSLAAAALATALLKIRNSRYRRMCEAEERDEDSDGIPDIYAEDDPAYHLRMAAIHERRAAEHRRIAEEKAAARHGLAEVAGGAGEDADGPA
- a CDS encoding phage holin family protein; this encodes MSAPDGSPVGAERSIGQLFASATTEMSALVHDEIALAKAQLKQDVKRGAMSGGAFSVAGAVLVFSLPMLNFALAYGIRTWSDWNLAICFLLSFAANVLVAVLLALIGVGFAKKAKKSKGPQKVAASVKETAGVLQKAKPHPRPELPQDRLPEAIEAVARSSS
- a CDS encoding alpha/beta fold hydrolase, translating into MTDPAATSAQPASVVRLEGPWTHKDVAANGARFHIAELGDGPLVMLVHGFPQFWWAWRHQLVALADAGFRAVAMDLRGVGGSDRTPRGYDPANLALDITGVIRSLGEPDAALVGHDLGGYLAWTAAVMRPKLVRRLVVASMPHPRRWRSAMLADVKQTRAGSYIWGFQRPWIPERQLTADDGALVGRLVRDWSGPRLPDDDAVETYRRAMCIPSTAHCSVEPYRWLVRSLARPDGIQFNRRMKRPVRVPTLHLHGSLDPVMRTRSAAGSGEYVEAPYRWRLFDGLGHFPHEEDPVAFSAELINWLKDPEPDR
- a CDS encoding MarP family serine protease; translation: MNVLDILLLVAAVWFAIVGYRQGFVVGILSVIGFMGGGLVAVYLLPVIWDALTDNAEVSTTAAVVAVVVVIVCASVGQALTTHLGNKLRRYITWSPARALDATGGALVNVVAMLLVAWLIGSALAGTTLPTLGKEVRNSKVLLGVSRALPDQADTWFADFSSVLAQNGFPQVFSPFANEPIKDVQPPDPALANSAVATRAQRSIVKVMGTAQSCGKVLEGTGFVFGDRRVMTNAHVVGGVDEPTVQIGGVGRKYDATVVLYDWKRDIAVLDVPNLKAPALQFTTKDAASGDSAIVAGFPENGSYDVRAARVRGRITANGPDIYHRGTVRRDVYSLYATVRQGNSGGPLLTPEGKVYGVVFAKSLDDADTGYALTADEIQQDIAQGRTANQQVDSDNCAL
- a CDS encoding CoA pyrophosphatase, which codes for MTRASNTQGGPVTLSKEGLPAWLDPVVHAAETVEPLQLSRFLPPENGAGRQSAVLILFGEGERGPEVLLMERAGSLRSHAGQPSFPGGALDPEDGDPKAEGPLRAALREAEEETGLDPAGVQLFGVLPKLYIPVSGFVVTPVLGWWREPSPVGVVDPNETARVFTVPVADLTNPGNRATTVHPSGHRGPAFLVESALVWGFTAGVIDRLLHYAGWERPWDRDKQVPLDWRS